The Euzebya rosea sequence TGCGGCGGTCGCGACTCGTGGTACGCCCGCAGGCCCGTGTGTTGACCCTCCTCCTCCACCATCTTCGTGTAGGCCGCCATGATCTCGGCGGTCTCGCAGTGCAACGAGAGGCTCAGCTGGTCAGCCAGCTCGGGACGCTCCTCGCGGACCTTCTGGAGTCCACGCATCACGAACTCGAAGTGGGCGTAGTCGTACCGCTCGTCGGGCGGGGTCATCAGGAACTCGCTCTGGTCCGACGACCGACCGTGCAGTCCGTGGGAGCCGTAGAACATGAAGATCTTGAACGAGGCCACCCCGAAGTCGTCGACCAGCATTCCCAGCTCATCGATGTGCTCGCGCATCATCGGCGCCAGGTGGAAGGCGTAGTCGATGTGAGCGTTGCCGTCGGCCTGCTCGAGCACCTCGGGGAAGAACTCCGCGTACGGCCCACCCTTGTAGAGGTAGTACTGCCCGGTCCGCATGTAGGTGATGCCGGTGGTCACGCCACCCTGCGCCGATGCCCGGCTCTCCGACACCGCGTCCTCGGGGAGGGGGTTGTAGATGCCCCAGTGCTGATGCGCGTCGACGGCCCCCGGGAAGGCGAAGCGACCCTTGCCGTCCATGACCTCGCGAGCGGTCGTCGGGTCGATACCCCCCTCCACCGCGGCCACCCGACCTTCGGTGATGGCGATATCCGCGTCGATCGTTGCGTCGAGGTGTGGCTGGACCACACGGACGTTGCGGATGAGGAGATCGAACATTGCGCGGTGCACCCTTCGTCGAACGTTCGGTCACCCTACCACCAATGTTCCTTTCAGCGCAACGTTGTTCCTTTCAATGGAACGGGTTGAGGCGCAGGCCACACGCGACTGGTCCTCGGCCGAACGTTGGGCTTGACCGACCCATCCCGATGGAATCGACTCCGATCCGGCGTCGGGTGCCGGCCTCGCCGAGTCGATTCCATCCGCTCGACCCCGGGTTCCCGGGGTTTCCGCTCGTGGCCCCGGGCGATTCCGTCCACTGGCGGAGGCGATTCCATCCGCGGGGCAGACCGACCCGGTCGTCAGCGGCGTGTCAGAAGGGGATGCGGTGGAATCGTCCCCACTTCGCAGGTCGGCGGCCGGGGGTGGGGACGATTCCGTCGTGTCAGCCACGCGTTCGAGGCGCACCGGCCCCGAGGGTGGGGACGAGTCCACCCGCGGGTGGGGACGAATCCGTCAAGGGGTGGGCCGGAGCGGCGGCCCCGGGGGAGGAACCCCCGGACGTCAGCGGCGGGCGAGCCAGCCGCGGACGGTCGTGGCCAGCTGGCCGATGACGAGGACCGAGCCACCGCCGGCGGCGATCAGGGCCCACATCGTGGCGTCCGGGACGACGACGCCGAGGATGTCGGCGAGCGGGGTCACGAAGACACCGAGGGCGGTCAGGCCGGCCGACACTCCCAGCGCGGCCCACACGATCGGGGAACGGACGATGGGGTTGGTGAACAGAGGCTCGTCGGGGGCGCGCATGTTGAACGTGTGCACCAGGCGGGCCACCACGAATCCGAGGAAGGACACGGTGACGGCAGCCTCCTCCTCCATCTCGAGCGGACCGAGCGCGATGGCGAAGGTGCCCAGCGTCGCCGCGGCGATCAGGACCGACCAGACGATCGTCTCGGTCCAGCGGGCGCGGTCGAGGATGGCCTCGTCGGGGTCACGGGGATCACGGTCCAGCACGTGGTCGTCGCCCTTGACCAGGCCGAGCGCGGCAGCGGGGAAGACGTCGGAGACGAGGTTGATGAAGAGGATCTGGAGGGGCAGCAGCGGCAGGGCGAACCCACCGACGGCGGCCAGGGTGACGGCGAGGATCTCGCCGAGGTTGCCGCTCAGCAGGTAGACGACGAACCGGCGGATGTTCTCGAAGATCGTCCGGCCCTCGCGGATCGCCGCGACGATGGACTCGAAGGCGTCGTCCTGCAGCACGATGTCGGCGGAGTCACGGGCCACCTGCGTGCCCTTGTCCCCCATGGCGATGCCGATGTCGGCCGACTTGAGGGCCGGCGCGTCGTTGACGCCGTCACCGGTCATGCCGACGACGTGGCCACGTGACTGGGCCAGGGCGATCAGGTCGAGCTTCTGGCGGGGGTCCAGCCGGGCGAACACCCGCGTGTTGGCCAGCTGCTCCCGGCGGGCGTCGTCCCACTCCTCGGCGGGCTCCAGGTCGGCGCCACGGATGACCTCGTCCTCGCCCTCGCCGTCGGGGTCCAGCAGGCCGACCTGCCGGGCGATGGCCGCCGCAGTGGCGGGCTGGTCGCCGGTGACCATGACGACCTCGACACCGGCCCGGTGGCAGTCCGCCACGGCCTTTGCGGTGGCCTCGCGCGGCGGGTCCAGCAGGCCGACCATGCCGAGCAGCTGCAGGTCCTCGTACGGCTCGATCGAGCCGGCGTCGTCGGCGTCCTCGACCACCCGCCGGGCCAGCGCGAGGACTCGCAGTCCGCGGCCGGCCAGCTGGCGCTGTCGGTCCAGCCACTCCTCACGATCGGCGTCGGTCAGCGGGTCGTCGTCCCACCCGCGGGTGGCGCTGGCGACCACGGCACCGGGAGCACCCTTGACGGCCACCAGCATCGACCTCGGCGGCAGGCCCGGCCCGCCGTCGGCCCCGACCCGGTGGTAGGTCGCCATCATCTTGGTGTCACGGTCGAACGCGACCTCGCGCTCCTCCGGGGCCAGCGACAGCAGGTCCTCGCGGCTGCCGACGCCCGCGGTGATCGCCGCCCGCTGCAGCGCGGTTTCCATGGGGTCGCCCACGTCGTCGGCAGGGTCGTCCTTCCCGAGGGTGGCGTTGCCGCACAGCGCCGCGACGGCCAGCGCGGCGCGAGCCCGCTCGTCGTCCTCCCCCACCTCCGACAGCTCCACTGCCGACGATCCGGTCTGCAGCATCGTGACCGTCATCCGCCCCTCGGTCAGCGTGCCGGTCTTGTCGGTGAACACCACGGCGGCCGACCCCAGCGTCTCCACCGACGACAGCCGCTTGACCAGCGCGTTGCGGCGGGACATGCGCACCACACCGCGGGCGAGGGCGAGCGTGGCGACGACGGGCAGGCCCTCGGGCACCGCGGCAACGGCCAGCGCGATGGCGGTCTCGATCATCTCCTGCACGTCCTGGCCGACGGCGATGCCGACGCCGGCCACGACCGCGCCCACCGCGATCACCGCGACGATCAGTGCACGGCCGAGCTTGTCGAGCTGCCGCTCCAGCGGCGTCTCGTTGCCGTCGTCGGCCTGCTCGACCAGGCTGGCGACCTCGCCGATCTGGGTGTCGGCGCCGGTCGCGACGACCACGCCGCTGCCCGACCCGACGGTGACGCGGGTGCCCTTGAAGACCATCGACCCTCGCTCGGCCAGCGGGGTGGCGGCGTCGACCGGGTCGACGGCCTTGGCCTGCGGCGCGGACTCGCCGGTCAGGGGGGCTTCGTCGACCTGCAGGTTGGCCACCTCGATCAGGCGCAGGTCACCGGGGACGACGTCCCCCTCCTCGAGCTGCACGATGTCGCCGGGCACCAGGTCGGCTGCGGGGATCTCGGTCGGTGTGCCGTCGCGGGTGACCACGGCGGTGGTCCGGCCCAGCTCGCGCAGGGACTCCACCGACTGCAGCGCCCGGTACTCGGTGACGAACCCGATCACGGCGTTGATCAGCACCGCGATGAGGACGGCGACCGCCTCGACGATCTCACCGGCGAGCAACGCCGCCAGCCCCGCGGCCACCAGGACACCCACGATCGGGGAGAGGAACTGGTTGACCACCAGCCGCCAGAGCGACGTGCCCTCCTCCTGCGCCACCTCGTTGGGCCCGTGCGCCTCCAGCCGTCGCCGCGCTTCGCGGCCCGACAGGCCCTCATCGGGGTCGACGTCGAGAGCACGCGCGACCTCCTCCACCGGGGTCGTCCACGGCTGCTCGGGGCCGTCGAGCGCGGAGGGGCCGGAGGAGTCGGTGGGCGCGGGCGATCGGTCGGTGGTGGCGGCGGACATGGTCCTTCCCGTACCCACGCAGCGCCGACGTCGAACGCGTCCCGCAGCACGAGGGATACTGCGGCATGGCGAAGAACGTGCTCGGTGGCGAGCTGGCCGACTGCTCCCGCGACCCGATGACCGGCTACTACCGTGACGGCTGCTGCAACACCGGCACCGGCGACACGGGGGTCCACACCGTCTGCGCGGTGATGACCGCGGAGTTCCTGGCCTACTCGGCCTCGGTCGGCAACGACCTGGCCACGCCGATGCCCGAGTTCGGCTTCGCGGGCCTGAGCCCCGGTGATCAATGGTGCCTGTGCGCCCCACGCTGGCAGGAGGCGCTGGAGGCCGGCGCCGCGCCGAAGGTCGTGCTGGCCGCCACCCACATCCTGACGCTGGAGTGGTGCGGCCTGGCGGACCTGACGGCCCACGCCGTCGACGCCCCGTAGGGGCTGGGCCCGCCGGTCGCGGCGGCGAAGACCGTCCTCTGGTGGACGCTCGTGCAACCTGGTCGACGTGCGTGGCTCGTGCACCTCTGCCGGCACGGCGGTCAAGCTGCACATCCCGGGCCCGTATGGGTGCAGGCCGGCCGGGATGCTGGTCCAGCTGCACAATTCGGGCCGACCCGGCCGGACCGCGCCGGACCGCGCCGAGCCGACCGGACCGCGCCAATCGGGCCGGACCGCGCGGACCGCGCCGACCGGGCCGGACCGCGCCGGACCGGACCGGGCCGGACCGCGCCGGTGGGACCGAGGCGTCAGGCGGGGTGGGCGTTGCGGATCAGGTGGAGGGGTGCGCCGCCGCGTTGCGCGGTCAGGACCGCCTCGACGACGTAGTCAAGCTCGCGGGCCCGATGGGCGTCGGAGTCCAGGACCAGCGTGGCCCCGGCGGCGACGGCGATCGCCACCATCTCCGCGTCGAGGTCCAGCCGGCGGGGCGACCCGTTGACCTCCAGCGCCGTGCCCGTCTCGGCGGCCGCCTGGGCGATGGCGTGGATGTCGATGCGGTACCCCGGCCGCATCCCGAGCAGCCGGCCGACGGGATGCCCGATCGCGTGGACCGCCGGGTGGGCCACCGCAGCGAGGATCCGCTCGGTCTGGACGGGCTCGGGCCGCTGGAAGACCGAGTGCACACTGGCGACGCACCAGTCCTGAGCGAGCAACGTCTCCTCGTCGTAGTCCAGGCCGCCGTCCAGCCCGATGTTCAGCTCGAGCCCCCTGAGCAGCCGGACGTCAGGATGGCGTTCGCGGGCCTCCTCGATAGCAGCGTCCCGACGACGGAGCGCCTCCCGGGTCAGGCCGTTCATCGTCAGGTTCTCCGCGTGGTCGGTCAGGGCGATCCACTCGTACCCGCGTGCCCGGGCGGCGGTCGCCAGCGTGTCGATGGAGTCGTGGCCGTCCCCCGACCACTCGGTGTGCACGTGTCCGTCGCCGACCAGGTCAGCGAGCGTGATCAGGCGGTCGGGCACGGGCGGGCCGGCCACCTCGCGAAGGGGAGGCGGGACGGGCGTCATGTCCGCCGGGGCGTACGCCGTCGGTTCGTCCGGTGCCGCGCCGTCCATCCCTCGCTCCCGCAGGACCCGGACGTGTGCCTCGCTGCCGGTGGCGACGACGAGCGCCGACCCCGCGCGACGCTCGGCGGTGAGGTGCACGACCAGGTGACGCCCCGCCGAGGTCAGCAGGTCCACCCTGTCCCCGGTGTCGACCAGCGTCCTGATGCAGCCGTCGTGCTCGCACACCGCAACGGCGACCTGCGGGATCGGGTCGGTGCAGACCAGCAGCACATCCAGCGCCGTCGGCTGCTGCACCCCCCGTCGCACCTGCCCGGCCACGACGGCCCGGGCCACACCCGGCAACCCGCCCAGCGCCACCGCCCAGCGTTCGGCCTCCAGCCGTGCCTGCCGCAGCACGGGCATGCCGGCGCCGCGGTGGTCGATGCGTCCGAGCCCGTCGGCGATGACCTCGGCGGTCCGTTCCCGCACGCCGGGCACGTCGAGGATGCTGCCGTCCTCGACGAGGGCGGCCAACCCGTCACGGTCCACGACCCCGCGCGAGGACAGCTCGCGGGCCAGCCTGGTCGACACACCCATCACCTGCACCAGCTGGCCGAACCCTTCCGGTTCCTCCTCCCGCAGCCGCGCCAGGTAGCCGCTGACCCCGTCCTCCAGATGGCTCCGGATGGCCCGTGCCACCGCGTCGCCGACGCCGTCGAGGGCACGCAGCTCCTCCTCAGCCAGCTGGTCCACCGGCAGGGGAAGCGCGGCCACCATCCGGCCGGCGGTGCGGAAGGCGCGTGCGCGGAAGCGCTCGCCGCGGCGGGACGACAGGATCGCCGCGATCTCCGCGAGATCGTCGGCGACGGCGTCGTTGACACCTCGGTCGACGTTGTCCACAGCCACGGCCGGATCCTGCCCCATCCGTCCCGCCGGCATCCGTACCGCGCCGGGCATGGATCCCAGCAC is a genomic window containing:
- a CDS encoding cation-translocating P-type ATPase, whose protein sequence is MSAATTDRSPAPTDSSGPSALDGPEQPWTTPVEEVARALDVDPDEGLSGREARRRLEAHGPNEVAQEEGTSLWRLVVNQFLSPIVGVLVAAGLAALLAGEIVEAVAVLIAVLINAVIGFVTEYRALQSVESLRELGRTTAVVTRDGTPTEIPAADLVPGDIVQLEEGDVVPGDLRLIEVANLQVDEAPLTGESAPQAKAVDPVDAATPLAERGSMVFKGTRVTVGSGSGVVVATGADTQIGEVASLVEQADDGNETPLERQLDKLGRALIVAVIAVGAVVAGVGIAVGQDVQEMIETAIALAVAAVPEGLPVVATLALARGVVRMSRRNALVKRLSSVETLGSAAVVFTDKTGTLTEGRMTVTMLQTGSSAVELSEVGEDDERARAALAVAALCGNATLGKDDPADDVGDPMETALQRAAITAGVGSREDLLSLAPEEREVAFDRDTKMMATYHRVGADGGPGLPPRSMLVAVKGAPGAVVASATRGWDDDPLTDADREEWLDRQRQLAGRGLRVLALARRVVEDADDAGSIEPYEDLQLLGMVGLLDPPREATAKAVADCHRAGVEVVMVTGDQPATAAAIARQVGLLDPDGEGEDEVIRGADLEPAEEWDDARREQLANTRVFARLDPRQKLDLIALAQSRGHVVGMTGDGVNDAPALKSADIGIAMGDKGTQVARDSADIVLQDDAFESIVAAIREGRTIFENIRRFVVYLLSGNLGEILAVTLAAVGGFALPLLPLQILFINLVSDVFPAAALGLVKGDDHVLDRDPRDPDEAILDRARWTETIVWSVLIAAATLGTFAIALGPLEMEEEAAVTVSFLGFVVARLVHTFNMRAPDEPLFTNPIVRSPIVWAALGVSAGLTALGVFVTPLADILGVVVPDATMWALIAAGGGSVLVIGQLATTVRGWLARR
- a CDS encoding DUF2237 family protein; protein product: MAKNVLGGELADCSRDPMTGYYRDGCCNTGTGDTGVHTVCAVMTAEFLAYSASVGNDLATPMPEFGFAGLSPGDQWCLCAPRWQEALEAGAAPKVVLAATHILTLEWCGLADLTAHAVDAP
- a CDS encoding dihydroorotase, encoding MFDLLIRNVRVVQPHLDATIDADIAITEGRVAAVEGGIDPTTAREVMDGKGRFAFPGAVDAHQHWGIYNPLPEDAVSESRASAQGGVTTGITYMRTGQYYLYKGGPYAEFFPEVLEQADGNAHIDYAFHLAPMMREHIDELGMLVDDFGVASFKIFMFYGSHGLHGRSSDQSEFLMTPPDERYDYAHFEFVMRGLQKVREERPELADQLSLSLHCETAEIMAAYTKMVEEEGQHTGLRAYHESRPPHSEGLAITIASYLAHETNLANINLLHLSSAKAMEAAMTMASAFPHINFRREVTIGHLLTDIESTTIGAKVNPPIRPREDVEALWAHLLDGHVDWVVSDHACCREEMKFGDDADDVFLAKSGFGGTEYLLPGLFSEGTKRGLAPATVAKLISWNPAQRYGLGSKGTIAPGYDADIAILDPDRTWTVRAEDSESTQEYTPFEGVELTAAVTDVFLRGTRIVEDGAVVGQPCGQYLRRPTDRSS
- a CDS encoding PHP domain-containing protein, which encodes MAVDNVDRGVNDAVADDLAEIAAILSSRRGERFRARAFRTAGRMVAALPLPVDQLAEEELRALDGVGDAVARAIRSHLEDGVSGYLARLREEEPEGFGQLVQVMGVSTRLARELSSRGVVDRDGLAALVEDGSILDVPGVRERTAEVIADGLGRIDHRGAGMPVLRQARLEAERWAVALGGLPGVARAVVAGQVRRGVQQPTALDVLLVCTDPIPQVAVAVCEHDGCIRTLVDTGDRVDLLTSAGRHLVVHLTAERRAGSALVVATGSEAHVRVLRERGMDGAAPDEPTAYAPADMTPVPPPLREVAGPPVPDRLITLADLVGDGHVHTEWSGDGHDSIDTLATAARARGYEWIALTDHAENLTMNGLTREALRRRDAAIEEARERHPDVRLLRGLELNIGLDGGLDYDEETLLAQDWCVASVHSVFQRPEPVQTERILAAVAHPAVHAIGHPVGRLLGMRPGYRIDIHAIAQAAAETGTALEVNGSPRRLDLDAEMVAIAVAAGATLVLDSDAHRARELDYVVEAVLTAQRGGAPLHLIRNAHPA